TACCTCCACGCAAGGAGAAGCATGAACGACCAGAACATCGAGATAGATAAACTCATAACCGTAAGCCGCCACAAGAACGTGGACATAATCATAGAAACCCAGCAGAGCTTCAGGCTCGACAAGAACGTCGTGGCTGAGGTTGACGCTCTGATATTCAGGGCCCCAGAGTTGATGCAGGAAAGGTTCGAACGTCAGGAAGTTAGGTTTATAACCAACCGGGCCAAGGAGGCGTTTAGCCCATACATCAAAGAATACAATGTGGTCAGGGACGGCGAGGTGGTCGGCAGGTACATGAAGCTACTGCCCGAAGCCAAGAAGAAGGCCTACATTTACGGTAAGAACTACGAGGGCATGTTCCCGCACGACATTCCGCTGCCAAGCTACTGGAGTGACGAGATAAGCCGTGCCTACGGCGAGCTGAAGGAGAAGAAAGAGGAAGAAGTAGAAGAAGCCGAAGGAATGGTCGGCAAGATACTCAAACTGATTAAGAAGAAGCCCAAATATGCAGAATATTTCAGGAGCATGCTTGAGTGGGAAGAAGAGAATAAGGACAGCGAGTATTTCGACTTGGGTTTTGAATGGAGTGATGTTAGGGTGCCACCGCAAGTTCTAAGCAGGCTGTACCTTGATGGTATTCTGGAACTCGTCTATAACACACGCAGGCATAAGGCTTATCTGCTGAAAGATCGGGAGGCTGTCAGGGAGGCCCTTGAAAAGCTTGAAACGTAATCAGCCTGAACCGCAGATAATATTTCCACGTGGTCTCATTTGGCGACAACTTTTCAGTGGTTTGAATCATCGGTCCTGTCAACCCCTCAGGAATCCCCGTCGCCCGTGAGAGGCCCTTAAAGTGGTCCCTGAAAGCCTATCCTTTTGTCCCCCTCTGGCCTCAAGCGCTTCCTTTCGATAGCTATCTTAACGAAAAGACTTTTATACTTTCATGCTTACATTGGTACGCAGAAAACCGAGGTGGTACACATGGAGCTTCTGGAGTTTGCGGTGGAAAAGGCCCTCGAGCTGGGCGCTTCCTACGCGGAGGCCCGGTTTGAGGAGAAGAAGGGCACTTCTCTGACGATGAAGAACGGCAACCCCGAGGGGCTGAGCGTAACGGCCGATAAGGGCATTGGAATAAGGGTTCTCGTTGAGGGAGGAATGGGTTTCGCAAGCACGAACGTTCTAACGACCGAAAACGTTGCCACTGCCGTTAAAAAGGCGGTTAAGCTCGCAAAGGCGGCATCGAAGGTAAGGAAAGAGCCCATAGTCTTCTCCGATGAGTACTTTCATTCCGTCAAGTACAAGGTCAGGATGAGGAAGGACTTCCGCGACTTCTCGCCGGAGGAGAAGCTTGAACTCCTCAAGAAGATCGAGGAGGACGTCAAAGAAACCGGGGTAAACGTGCCCATGCGCTATCTGAGTTACTCTGACATGGTGTGGGAGAAGAAGATACTCCACAGCGACGGTGCCTTCATAGAGAGCAAGATCCCGAGGGTTTCGGTAACCTACAACCTCGTCGTCTTCGAGAACGGCCAGATGGAGCAGGCTCCCTTCGTCCAGAGGGCCTTCTCCGGTGGGCTGGAGCTCATAGAGAAGGACGAGCCGTGGAAGTGGGCCGTAAAGGACGTTCAGGCCCTGAAAAGGCTGATCTACGAGGGGAAGAAGCCACCCGAGGGAAAGGTTGACGTGGTCATAAGCCCGGAGGTGGCGGGCATAGCGGTTCATGAGAGCGTTGGGCACCCCTACGAAGCCGACAGGATCTTCGGCAGGGAGGCCGCTCAGGCAGGGGAGAGCTTCGTAAAGCCGGACATGCTCGGGGAGAGGATAGGTAGCGATGCCGTTACGGTGATTGAAGACCCGACGATACCGAACAGCTGGGGTTTCTACCTCTACGATGATGAAGGCGTCAAAGCCCGCCCGAGGTACCTCATCAGGAACGGGATAATCACCGAGTTCCTCACCAACAGGGAGTACGCCGCGAAGCTCGGGTTGCACTCCAATGCCTCGGCGAGGGCGATAAACTACAACCGCGAGCCCATAGTCAGGATGGCCAACACCTACCTCGCACCCGGGGACCACTCCTTCGAGGAGCTGATCGAGGACGTGAAGCTCGGCGTCTACATGGTCTCCTTCAACGAGTGGAACATCGACGACCGCAGGTATCAGCAGCGCTACATAGGAAGGGAGGCCTACCTCATCGAGAACGGCGAGATAAAGCACCCGGTGAGGAGACCGATCCTCGAGATAACCACGAGGGGACTGTGGAGCAGCGTCGATGCCGTTGGGAAGGAGGTGGAGTTCTACCCCGGAACCTGCGGCAAGGGCGAACCCGGTCAGGGCGTTCCCGTCTGGATGGGCGGGGCACCGGCGAGACTCAGGGGGATACCCCTCAGGAGGCCGTGAGGTGGTGAAGATGTTCGACGTTAACGAGTTCATCCTTAAGAAGGCGAAGGAGCTGGGTTTTGGCGATGTTGTCGTCCTGTCCCACGAGACCGAGCGGAGGCAGGTCCGCTTTGCCAACAACGAGATAACCGTTGCCAAGAACTGGCATTCCAGAAAGGTGGATCTCTTCGTCGAGCTTGGGAAGCGCGTCGCCGGAACGAGCATCACCGAGCTGAGCGAGGAGAACATAGAACGCACCCTCGAGACCCTGCTGAGCAACATGAAGGGCATGGCGCCCAAGGAGGACTACTACGGGATAGCCGAGGGTCCCTTTGAATACAGGGACATTCCCGAGACCTTCGATAAGGCCATAGTGGAGCTGGACGAGCCGAACGAGTACGTGGAGGTGGCTATAAACTCGGCCCTCGAGGAGGGGGCCAGGAGGGTGGCGGGTGTGCTCTACACCGACCACAACAGGCTTTACCTGACCACGAGCAACGGCGTCGAGGCCTTCGACGAGGGAACGGGGATAGAGATAAGCGTCCGCGCCTTCGTCGGCGACCTCGAGAGCGGGCACGGGACGAGCTCATCGAGAATTCTCAGGGGTTTCGATCCAGAGGGAGCGGGAAGGAAGGCCGGTGAGATAGCCAAACTCGCCCGGAACCCCGAGCAGGGGCCGGAGGGAAGGTTTGACGTGATCTTCGACCCGCTGGCCTTTGCGAACCTTCTGAGCTACATGAGCTTCATGACCTCCGCCTATGCCGTTGAAGCTGGCTTCAGCTTCCTTGTTAACAAGCTCAACCAGAAGGTCGCCGCGGAGGGAGTCACGATAAAGGACATCGGCAACATGCCCAACGGCTACGGAACGAGGAAGTTCGACGACGAGGGCGTGCCCACGAGGGAAACCACCATCATCGAGAAGGGAGAGCTCAAAACCTACCTCCTGAACACGAGCATGGCGAGGAAGTACAAAAAGCAGACCACGGCGAACGCGGGCCTCATAATGCCCCACGCGTGGAACATCTACCTCGAGCCCGGTGACCACACCCGGGAGGAGCTCTTCGAGGGCGTGAAGAAGGGCATATACATCACCAACGTCTGGTACACCCGCTTCCAGAACTACGTTACCGGAGACTTCTCGACCATTCCGAGGGACGGGATATTCCTCGTGGAGAGGGGCGAGCTGAAGCCGATAAGGAACATACGCGTCAGCGACAACCTCCAGAGAATCCTTCAGGGGATAACCGCCCTGACGAAGGAGAGCCATCACGTCCACTGGTGGGAAGTGAACACGCCTGTAACGACGCCCTACGTTCTCGTGAGGGACGTTGGGATAACGAGGGCCACGAAATGAGGCCCCTTCCCTTTTTTTTTTGGATGATCTTTATTCTACGGATTCTACGCCTTGAGAATTAGGCCTGAGTGTTTCTATGGAGCCCTTGAATGACTTCGGGAATACCCTGAAATTCCTGAGTTCGTTGAGGGACCAAAGGGGCTAAAATTCTCCACCATAAACTCAAGTGGCGAAGATGGAGGCCATCAAAACCCCGGGATAAAACTAACCCGATACCGTTTTATTTTTCTTCCACAATTCTATAATTACTAACATAGAAAAGTTTATAAAAATAACTTCAAAAATAAATTTAAGAATAACTTTATGGAGGTGGTTATTTGAAGAAGACTATCAGCGCTCTATTGATGGTAAGTATCCTTGGATACGTTATCGGAAACCTCGTGGTGGCAACCTCCTCAGGCAGTGCCCCTGCCGGATGCTGGAGGATGTACAAGCATGATGTTGATGATAAGGAATGGAACAATGGCGAGTGGTACTGGGCAGGGGTCCGAGGGTACGTCAGGATCTGTGATGGAAAGGCTACCATCGAAACCAACACGGTAGAACACGTTGCTGCAGTATCTATAAATAAAGGAACACACATTATTATGGGTCCTTATACGGACCAGACACCAGTTATCGCATACACAAGATTTGAATATCAAAGGGTTAACGGGGAAACAGGATGGGCGAATGCGGTTATCTATGCAACTCCTGCACCAACTCCAGTCAATACCGGTGAAAATCCATGAGAAGGCTAAAACAGTTAGTACCGCCTCTTCTTTTTATTTTTCTCCTGCTGGTCCCTGCTGCTGGTGCCACCCTGCCATGGCTCAAAGAGGGGACCTACGCCAAGTATGCGCTCCTTGAACCTCCTGGCGGGCCGAGCCAGGTGAAGGACCTTTACTTCTTCAAACTATATCCAGAACGGCTTTCCCCTGCGGTTCGGGAGAGGGTTCTAAGCTATCTGACCAACGATTCACCCTGGAAGACGGTTGGCTTCCCCTTCGTGATTGGGGACTGCACGGACATCTTCATGGGTTTCAGGGTTCTAAAAATTCAGGGGGATATGGCTTTTATCAACGCCAGCGCGACCTTCGTGAACGCCACGATAGAGGGCAACTACCACCACATAATTCCAAACCTGACCGTGTGGAGGGTGCTGAGGCTGAATCTCACGGACATGACCTACTACGAGAACGGAACGCCTATCGGGAAGGCCACCCTCTTCGTGGACCCGTCGAATCCTCCAAAGCCCGGAGAGTTTCTGTTCAGGCTGGAGGGTCTCTCAGATGATGTCAATGTCACTGTCGGGAACGTCACCTATAGCGCCTACGGTAACGGCACGGTTCTGACCTACTACCGCCCCTTCAGGCCGCCGCGGATAGGAGTAAAGAGCGGAAGGTTCTACTTCAGCGACGCCGGCAGAAACTGGTCCATGTCCGGCGGTGGGAGTGAGGAGTACACCTACGACTTCCTCACAGGAGTTATGATAGCGGGGTCCTTTGTGCATTCCACGGAGCTGATGGCCATAGGGGTCTTCTACATCGACGGCATCGATCGGAGGATCCGTGGAAAATCCGGGGAGGGGATCTGGCCCGATGGCATCAAGCTGTACGATACCAATATCCAGTTTCCGGACGAAAACAGAAACTCATTCCCGGACAGCCCCTGGAGGTATTACCTCTACTCGGGAACACTGGCTCTACTGGTTTCGGCAGGATGGAGGTGGTGGAAGAATGGGCACGCTTAAAACTCAGCTGAAATGGGAACTGAACGACCCGCTGACACTCACAGTTTTCCTGTTCGGGTTTTTGATGGCCGGACTTGCATTCATGAGGGATGTCCTGAAGATGAGCGCGGTGGGGATGCTCGATCCCTTCAATCCAGAATCGGCCACTCATTACGCCATCATGATTCCAAAACTCGCCCTTCCTACTGTCTCACAGGAGGCCTACAGCATTCTGGTCTTCGTCGCAGTAATGCTCTCAAGCCTCTCCATAAAGGGTGAGATCGATTCTCTCGCCGCCCTAACTGTTTACTCCCTCCCCATGAGGAAGTGGAAGCTCTTCACCGTTAAGTTCGCCTCGACCTTCCTGCTGGCACTCCTGTCCTTCGTGCTCCCCTATTTCCTGGCCCTCGGATACGTCCTCTCGGGCTCCCCATCCCTCCTTACCGGGATACTTGGGGACGGTGTCTGGATCAACGTCCTCACGTTCCTTCTGATGGCGGTCTTTTACACCGTCTCGGTTTCACTTTTCGTGGCGGTGCTCTCGCCCAACTCCTTCGCCGCGATACTGGGCGGTCTGGCCATACTCTATGTCCCGGTTATCCTCAGGATATCGAGTCTCCCGCCCTTCAACATCTCCGGGGCAATGTCCTCGTACCTGACGGCGGTCGCCTACGGAATGGGGTACGGGGGCAGCCCCTACGCGAGTGTCGTCGGAGTTGGGTTCTTCGTCCCCTCGGCACTGCTGGCCGCCTCGATAATCATCAGCGAGAGGAGGGACGCCAGATGAAACGATTCACCCTCTTTTTCCTGCTCGGACTCTTCCTCTTCACCGTCGGCCCGTTCTTCGTTCCTCATCAGCAGGAGATGAATTCAACAGCTTCCGGCTTCCTAAGTGGCAACGGCTCTTCCACATCGATATTCGTTTCCACCGCCAGGAGGGTGGCGGTGAGCGTCGTGACGGATAACAGTGGGAGGTACGGCATTCTGATCTTCGACGGAACGAGGGGGAGATTCATAGCCAACCTCACCGCGATGGGAAACATGTACCGGGAGGTTGAGCTTCCCGATTCCGGGACGTACTACTTCGTCTATCGCGGGAACGGCACGGCCCGGATAGCTATAAGAACGATATCCGCCTATCCCTCGGAGCGGGTGCTCAGGACAGAGTACGTAAGCGGAGGGACGGTAGCCTTCCTTCTCGCCGTCCTGATATGGCCGGGGGTGAGAAAATGATAGTGAAAGCCCGAAACCTCACCAAGCGCTTCGGTAGCGTCGTCGCCCTCGATTCCATTGATCTCGAGATCCCGGGCGGTCTGACGGTGATAGTGGGCCCCAACGGGGGCGGGAAATCGACATTTCTGAAGATAGCGACCGGAGCATATAGGGCCAGTGCTGGAACCATCGAGGTTCTGGGGAGGGATCCCTGGAGGGACGAGGAGATAAAGAAGTTGCTGGGGGTCTCCTTTGATCCGCCTGCGCTACCCCCATTGAGAACCGGGAGGGAGTGGCTGGAGTACATATCCAGGGCGAGGGGCGGGAACGGACGGGACGTCACGGAGGCCGCGGAGACCTTTGGGGTCAAAGGGTTCATAGACAAGAGGATGAGGGATTACTCTGCGGGGATGAGAAAGAGGGTTAGCTTGGTCCAGGCATTCGTTGGAAACCCCGAGTTGGTTTTCCTCGACGAGCCGCTGGCGAACCTCGACCTCGAGGGCATGAAGAACGTCGTTGAGATTATTCGGTGGAAGCGCGAGGAAGGCCTTAACCTTGTCGTTATCTCCCACATCTGGCGTCCCTTCTTGGATATCGCGGATTACGCGGTCTTCATAGCCGCAGGAAGGGTTCAGGCTTCGGGCAACCCGGGGGAGGTTCTTCCACTGATTGAGGGAGCTTTCCCACTGTGAGGTGATGGAGATGAAAGAGGGTGCGATCCTGATAGGGGCAATGTTCCTGCTGTCCATCGTGGCCGGTGGTGCTGGTGCAGTTTCAAAGGGCGATTATGGAATACTCATCGTGGATTCCAACTCAAGCGTCCTCATCCCGGAGAGGGGGCTGAACTTCACGGCGCCGGCGTGGGTGGAGCTTCCGGCTTCGAAGGATGGTGAGAACTACACAGCGGTAATAAGGGTAAACGGGATGGAAGTAAAGATTCCAGTTCGGGTAAAAGAAGGGCTTACCACGATAGTTAAGCTGGATGAAGAGGAGCTTATGAAGGCAATCATATCCGACGGCGCTAACCCCTCTGAACTGGAGTTCGGAGAATCTGTTACCCTCCCACCGAAACTTCCGGGATCCCAGTGGGTACCGGAATGTGGTGTGGCAACGTACGGACCGGTTAAGGGCAATGGACCACCCTTTGAAGTCGCGAAAGTTTCTGGCGAACCCGGCTACTTCTTGCTGTTCAACAACACGCCCTTCAAGGTATGCAATGAATATGAGGTGGATGAGATTAAGGTTCACGATGACAGCTGCGGGGTAGTGGGGCACCGGCTCAACTGGACCAGCTATGTTCCGAAGTACATGATGGCCGACGTGGACTCGGACCCCCCGGATTCTGCGATTTTGATCTTCGGGGCGAGTCTCATGGTGCTGAGAACACCCCTAACCCTCTCGTTACCCGTCATCAACGAGAGCGTCCATGGGTACGGCTTTGATTTCACAGGAAATCGGGTGGATTTCGAGGTAAAACCGATCGAAGAGTACCCTATAACGATTACCTCGAACATCACCTCCTTCAACGGCCTCGCCCCCCGCGTGAGCTTCATAGTGAAACCCTCCCCAGAAAAGAGAATCAGAATAAGCGTCAACTTCACCCGGATTCTGGATGCCGTAAACCTCAGAGTCGTTTACGGGATACCCCCCGAATACAGGAACCTTCCCAACGGGATGAACGAAACCCACGGAGGAACGCCGCAGAATAATGAGAATGAAGAAGGGAACATAGGAAACGAAACCTTCGTAACTCCGACACCCGAGAACGCGACGCTCATTATTGAGACTCATCCGAAAGAGGTGGAGGTTTACGTGGATGGGAATCCAGTTTGCAGGGGCGGTTGTACTTTGAACCTCACTCCAGGGGAGCACGGGGTTGAGGGACGTGCCATGGGCTTCGTGAAGTGGAGCAAGAGCGTGGTGCTCTCACCTGGTGAGCGCGTAACCCTGAACGTGACCCTGCTACCATATCCAAGGTTCCGCGTGGTTTCGGTGCCCGAAGGAGCGGAGCTTTTCGTCGACGGAAAGCCCTTGAACTGCACCACCCCCTGCAACGTAACCCTCACCCCAGGAACGCACGAGCTGGTCTTCAAGAAAGAGGGTTTCAGGGATTACAAAACCAGAGTTGAGGTCCATGCAGGGGATAGCGGGGTTATTCCCGTATCGCTGACTGACCTGAGCGGCAGAAGGTACTCGCTGGATCCCCGGATAAAGGGAGGAAATCAAAACGAAGAAATCCAGAAAAAGGAAGCCACAAAGGGACTCTCCCTGTCTCCCACAACCGCCTACGTGCTTGGAGGCCTCTTGATCCTCGGAGCCGGCCTGCTGGTCGCCCGAAAACTATGACCTCTCTTTTTTACCCGAATTACCCGAACAGCCCCCAGAGCCGGGGGAGGGAATGGAGGATCCTCCTAAGGGAACTGGAGAGGCTGGAATGAGGGGGAGCGGATCGCAGGATAACCGGAACCCTCCGGTACCCCTGCTGAGACCGTTCCCGGGTCCGCACTTTCTATCCCTTCGACGGACATCAGGGACCCCCGAAACCGGCGGAAAGCTTATAATTCCCGGTCCTCAGGCTCTTTTAAAGGGTGATATCGATGAGTATACTCATCAAAAACGGTCACGTTATCCACGGGGAGGAATTTAAGGTGGTGAAGGCCGACGTCCTCATCGAGGGCAACCGCATCGCCCGGGTCGCACGGAACATAAAAGAAACCGCGGATACCGTCATCGATGCAAAGGGTCGCGTCCTTTCCCCCGGCTTCGTGAACCTCCACACCCACTCCCCGATGGGCCTTTTCAGGGGTCTTGCGGACGATCTGCCGCTCATGGACTGGCTGGAGAAGTACATCTGGCCGCGGGAGGCCCGGCTGACTGCCGACTACACCCGGGTTGGGGCGTACCTCGGTGCCCTTGAGATGATAAAGACCGGAACGACGGCTTTTCTCGACATGTACTTCCACATGAAAGAGGTTGCAGAGGTCGTCCTCGAATCGGGGCTGAGGGGGTACCTCTCCTACGGAATGATAGACC
The window above is part of the Thermococcus sp. P6 genome. Proteins encoded here:
- a CDS encoding PEGA domain-containing protein is translated as MEMKEGAILIGAMFLLSIVAGGAGAVSKGDYGILIVDSNSSVLIPERGLNFTAPAWVELPASKDGENYTAVIRVNGMEVKIPVRVKEGLTTIVKLDEEELMKAIISDGANPSELEFGESVTLPPKLPGSQWVPECGVATYGPVKGNGPPFEVAKVSGEPGYFLLFNNTPFKVCNEYEVDEIKVHDDSCGVVGHRLNWTSYVPKYMMADVDSDPPDSAILIFGASLMVLRTPLTLSLPVINESVHGYGFDFTGNRVDFEVKPIEEYPITITSNITSFNGLAPRVSFIVKPSPEKRIRISVNFTRILDAVNLRVVYGIPPEYRNLPNGMNETHGGTPQNNENEEGNIGNETFVTPTPENATLIIETHPKEVEVYVDGNPVCRGGCTLNLTPGEHGVEGRAMGFVKWSKSVVLSPGERVTLNVTLLPYPRFRVVSVPEGAELFVDGKPLNCTTPCNVTLTPGTHELVFKKEGFRDYKTRVEVHAGDSGVIPVSLTDLSGRRYSLDPRIKGGNQNEEIQKKEATKGLSLSPTTAYVLGGLLILGAGLLVARKL
- a CDS encoding ABC transporter ATP-binding protein encodes the protein MIVKARNLTKRFGSVVALDSIDLEIPGGLTVIVGPNGGGKSTFLKIATGAYRASAGTIEVLGRDPWRDEEIKKLLGVSFDPPALPPLRTGREWLEYISRARGGNGRDVTEAAETFGVKGFIDKRMRDYSAGMRKRVSLVQAFVGNPELVFLDEPLANLDLEGMKNVVEIIRWKREEGLNLVVISHIWRPFLDIADYAVFIAAGRVQASGNPGEVLPLIEGAFPL
- a CDS encoding TldD/PmbA family protein, which codes for MELLEFAVEKALELGASYAEARFEEKKGTSLTMKNGNPEGLSVTADKGIGIRVLVEGGMGFASTNVLTTENVATAVKKAVKLAKAASKVRKEPIVFSDEYFHSVKYKVRMRKDFRDFSPEEKLELLKKIEEDVKETGVNVPMRYLSYSDMVWEKKILHSDGAFIESKIPRVSVTYNLVVFENGQMEQAPFVQRAFSGGLELIEKDEPWKWAVKDVQALKRLIYEGKKPPEGKVDVVISPEVAGIAVHESVGHPYEADRIFGREAAQAGESFVKPDMLGERIGSDAVTVIEDPTIPNSWGFYLYDDEGVKARPRYLIRNGIITEFLTNREYAAKLGLHSNASARAINYNREPIVRMANTYLAPGDHSFEELIEDVKLGVYMVSFNEWNIDDRRYQQRYIGREAYLIENGEIKHPVRRPILEITTRGLWSSVDAVGKEVEFYPGTCGKGEPGQGVPVWMGGAPARLRGIPLRRP
- a CDS encoding TldD/PmbA family protein, encoding MFDVNEFILKKAKELGFGDVVVLSHETERRQVRFANNEITVAKNWHSRKVDLFVELGKRVAGTSITELSEENIERTLETLLSNMKGMAPKEDYYGIAEGPFEYRDIPETFDKAIVELDEPNEYVEVAINSALEEGARRVAGVLYTDHNRLYLTTSNGVEAFDEGTGIEISVRAFVGDLESGHGTSSSRILRGFDPEGAGRKAGEIAKLARNPEQGPEGRFDVIFDPLAFANLLSYMSFMTSAYAVEAGFSFLVNKLNQKVAAEGVTIKDIGNMPNGYGTRKFDDEGVPTRETTIIEKGELKTYLLNTSMARKYKKQTTANAGLIMPHAWNIYLEPGDHTREELFEGVKKGIYITNVWYTRFQNYVTGDFSTIPRDGIFLVERGELKPIRNIRVSDNLQRILQGITALTKESHHVHWWEVNTPVTTPYVLVRDVGITRATK